The DNA segment TGTGGCGCTGGGTGGTGAACCGGGGCATCCCCAGACTCACCCCGGAAGGTGAATTCAGGGGGTTCATCGGGGCGCTGATTGACATTGATGACCGCAAAAAGGCCGAATCCGCACTGGTTCAGAGCGAGATGCTCACCCGCCAGTTGATGGAAGCCCAGCAGCGTTTCCTGGCAGACGCCTCCCATGAACTGAGGACCCCTCTGTCCAGCATCCAGGGAAACAGCGAACTGCTGATGCGCTACACCCACCTGCCCGAAGATGAGAAGAAGGAAATCCTGACGGACATCTACCGGGAAACGGCACGCCTGGGCCGTCTGGTCAGTGACCTCCTGCAACTCGCCAGAGGGGACAGCGGTCTGGGCATCCGCGAAACCGAAGTTCCTCTGCACGAGGTGGTGCTGGACGTCTGGCGGGATCTGGAGCGCATGAAACCCGATCACCGGTTCGGGTTGCAGCAGGTGGATGAGATCACCCTGATGGGAGACCATGACCGCCTGAAACAACTGGCCCTGATTCTTCTTGAAAACGCTGCCAAATACACCCCGAAAGGGGGCACCATCCAGATGGCTCTGATGCGGGCAGGTGAAGAGGCAGAACTCTGTGTCTCAGACACCGGAGTGGGCATCAGCAAGGAAGACCTCCCCAGGGTCTTTGAGCGTTTCTTCCGGGCAGATGCTGCCCGTTCACTTGGGGAAGACCCGGGAGGAACAGGTCTGGGACTCTCCATCGCACGCTGGATCACCGAGCAGCACGAAGGCACGATCACCCTGGAAAGTGAGCTGGGTGTGGGCACCACTGCCCGGGTGAGGTTACCCATTCGTGCACTGGAAGCCTGAGTTTTATTTTTTGAATTGAATTTTGCCCTGAGGCCCCGTCACAGAGGCCTGGTTTCCCCGAACTCCAGTGGCCTGAATGGTGTAGGTGGTCTTGTTTTTGACAATCTGGCATTTTGCGACTTCCGGAGGCTGCTTCTGGTTGTTGGGGATGCGGTTGCAGGCCCCGAGGGCACCCTCGAGGGTTTTCCCGCTGGACAGCCAGAACTCCAGATTCAGCTGTGTCTGTCGCACATAGGCCTGCAGGTAGGTGTCCTGCAGGAACTGGTAGGTCATGCGAATCAGGCTCACATTCACCCCGGAGTTCTTCTGGCGGATGCCCTGACTGGTTGCGGTGTATTTCTGCCCAGTCTTGCTGACCCCGGTGACCCGGAAGCCCTTGCCAGAGGGGTCCAGACCCAGTTCACAGGTTTTCACACTGGCAGGAACGCGGCTGTTTCCTGGCAGGGCCTTGCAGGCCAGAGGGAAAGAGAGGCTTTTCCCTGCCGCTGCCTGGTCCTCAGCCATCACCAGGGAGGTCAGGGCGTACTGCTTCAGGTCAGTGTTGCCCTGTGCCCCTGCAGCCCCAGCCAGCAGCACCAGCAGGATCAGGGATGCAGTGCGTGCCATGCGTTCAGGATCTCCCGGATGCGTTCTTTTGACAGTCCCTCTTTGAAGGCCTCATCAGGCTGGGTTTTTGCCCAGGTCACCATGTCCTCCACCACTTCAGGCAGGGGAGAGGAGGGCATGCCGTTCAGTTTTGCCTTTCTGTCGCTCACGCTCAGCATCCCGATGAACTCAGGCTGCTCAGGGAGCCAGATGGGCAGGTCCATCCACGGGCGCACCCCCTGCTCCAGCAGGAAGTTGCCATCCACCCAGGTGAGGGGAGCATCCGTTCCCGCCTGTTGCACAATCTCGCGCAGCACCTCGCCCCACAGCTCAGGTTCACGGACGGTGTTGAAGGTGCCATAAATCTGGTTTTCTACAGTGTGCACCGCAAAATCTGCAATGTCTTTTACGAAGACAAACTGCACTGGACTGACGGGTTTGTTTGGAGCAATCATCTCATCTCCTTCCAGAGCACGCTTGACCCAGAACGGAAAACGGAAGGTCAGGTCCCGGCCCCCCACCACCAGACCCAGCCTCAGGATGGTGTGCTTCTCGCCCCACAGTTCTGCCAGGGTGCGTTCACACAGCACCTTCAGACCACCGTAAGTTTCTCCGGTGACCTCCTCGGTGTCTTTGTTTTCCAGTTCGATGACCGGGCTCTCCTCAGTGATCGGGACCTCTGCACTGTCGGAATACACCGAGATGGTGGACACCAGAACGTAATGCTCCACCCTTCCCTTCAAAACCTCGACAATCTGCCGGACCTGCCTGGGAACGTAGGCATTCACATCAATCACAGCGTCCCAGCTTCTGCCCTGCAATGCAGACAGATCGGTGTTGCGGTCTCCCACAAGCTGTTCCACTTCTGCAGGAAGGTCGGTGTTGCTGCGACCCCGGTTGAAAACACTGACCTGATGCCCTGCTTTCAGCAGGCTGTGCACGATGTACCAGCCAACAAAACGACTTCCTCCGAGGACCAGAACGTTCATGATGTCTCCTTTGTGGGTGCTGCCTTTGAATGCGGCTGTGAATCTGTTTGTGCACATCTTAACTGGCTTTGCTGAGAAACAGGGGAGGCAGAATTGCTTAGATGTAAGGTCGGCCTGCCCTCCCTGACACGCTAGGCTGATGGTACTCTCACTGTTCCGATTCAGGGACAACCATCGGGGCCACCTGTGGCTTTCAGCAAAGGAACACACATGTCCGGACTTCTTGAAAAATACCGCCAGTACTTGCCCGTCAATGAAAATACCCCCCTCCTGAGCCTGCACGAGGGCAACACCCCTCTGATTCACGCCACCCACCTCTCCAAGCGCCTCGGGGTCGAACTGTACCTGAAGTACGAAGGTCTGAACCCCACGGGCTCTTTCAAGGACCGTGGCATGGTGATGGCGGTGGCCAAGGCCCTGGAGGACGGTTCCAGAAGCATCATCTGTGCTTCCACCGGGAACACCTCTGCTGCTGCTGCTGCCTACGCCACCCGCAGTGGCCTGCGCTGCATTGTGCTGATTCCCAACGGGAACATTGCGCTTGGCAAACTGGCCCAGGCGATGGTGTACGGTGCAGAGATCATTGCCATTGAAGGCAACTTCGATGAGGCGCTCGATCTGGTGCGTGAAATCAGTGCGGTGGAGCCCATCACCCTGGTGAACTCGGTGAACCCTTTCCGTCTGGAAGGACAGAAGACCGCAGCTTTCGAAGTGGTGGATGTGCTGGGCGATGCTCCTGACGTGCTCGCCATTCCTGTGGGGAACGCAGGCAACATCTCTGCCTATTGGAAGGGTTTCAAGGAGTACAAAGAGGCCGGAAAGAACCAGAACCTGCCCCGCATGTTTGGTTTTCAGGCTGCAGGTGCGGCCCCTCTGGTGCTCGGCCACAAGGTGGACAACCCCGAAACCATTGCAACTGCCATTCGCATTGGCAACCCTGCATCTGCACACTTTGCAAGGGCTGCTGTGGAAGAGTCGGGCGGCCTCTTTGACAGTGTGACCGACGATGAAATCCTGGAAGCCTACCGCCAGATTGCCCTGGAAGGCGTGTTCTGTGAGCCTGCCAGTGCAGCCAGTGTCGCGGGCATCCTGAAACTCGAGAGCCAGGGCCGTCTGGAAGAGCTGAAAGGCAAACGCATCGTGTGCGTGCTGACCGGCAACGGTCTCAAAGACCCCAACACCGCCA comes from the Deinococcus cellulosilyticus NBRC 106333 = KACC 11606 genome and includes:
- a CDS encoding NAD-dependent epimerase/dehydratase family protein, which produces MNVLVLGGSRFVGWYIVHSLLKAGHQVSVFNRGRSNTDLPAEVEQLVGDRNTDLSALQGRSWDAVIDVNAYVPRQVRQIVEVLKGRVEHYVLVSTISVYSDSAEVPITEESPVIELENKDTEEVTGETYGGLKVLCERTLAELWGEKHTILRLGLVVGGRDLTFRFPFWVKRALEGDEMIAPNKPVSPVQFVFVKDIADFAVHTVENQIYGTFNTVREPELWGEVLREIVQQAGTDAPLTWVDGNFLLEQGVRPWMDLPIWLPEQPEFIGMLSVSDRKAKLNGMPSSPLPEVVEDMVTWAKTQPDEAFKEGLSKERIREILNAWHALHP
- the thrC gene encoding threonine synthase; translated protein: MSGLLEKYRQYLPVNENTPLLSLHEGNTPLIHATHLSKRLGVELYLKYEGLNPTGSFKDRGMVMAVAKALEDGSRSIICASTGNTSAAAAAYATRSGLRCIVLIPNGNIALGKLAQAMVYGAEIIAIEGNFDEALDLVREISAVEPITLVNSVNPFRLEGQKTAAFEVVDVLGDAPDVLAIPVGNAGNISAYWKGFKEYKEAGKNQNLPRMFGFQAAGAAPLVLGHKVDNPETIATAIRIGNPASAHFARAAVEESGGLFDSVTDDEILEAYRQIALEGVFCEPASAASVAGILKLESQGRLEELKGKRIVCVLTGNGLKDPNTAIKAVNAQPVVVKADLESVMRVIKQK